The genomic window tgtgtgtgtgtgtgtgtgtgtgtgtgtgtgtgtgtgtgtgaagatggcATTATAACTGAAACTCTAAACAATAAAGCAGGAGGGTGGGGGAAGGAGCCGTTTGGGCCAGATAAATAGCCTTCCCACTATGGCTTATAATAACATTTGCTGCTTAGGGTTAATCTTGAAGTTAGctataaatgtgtgtgcgtcacatcgcttgtcagtctcacacctgtcttgataaaaggacagacagagtgacGTTGTTTTGGTTTGGAGGATCtaaatgtttacacaaacagaacatacagcTGATAGAGCAGGAACAACATATTATTTActccaatgaacaacaacactgaccCACAAGGTGTCAGCCGAGtcaaggctagtttatgaaacacaaaatcaaactgTCATAGTGGGGAGATTTGTCCAGCAACCATCAGAGGAGGATTGGACTGGGAGAGGCTCCTTGTCACATCCTGATTCCAGTCCCAAAAGGCGTGGAACTacgcctgtgcaccaacaagagAGAACCAACTTGATTCGAGGCGACACCCTCCTTTCATTATTTTAACCACTCACATTACACCTGCTGTTAGAAATATTACAAACGCCTTCTGTTCGGTGCGACTATTGACTACCCCGTGCTACTGATTAAGCCAAGGCTGTGTATAAGTGCCCATAGCTATGCTGTTAActtttcattgcttcttaataaatacttgttgaattagaccagaccggctcttctcatatttgggATAAACGAACACGTCGACACTTGTCTGAAAGTCGcttaaccaactaactaacgTCCCCTCGCCCTGTTCTCCTCTGTAAGTGAAGTAATTGGTTTATTTAGCCTCAAAGTGAAAAACTTTTTGACCAGAACCCCTTTGTTTTATGCTGCTTCAAAACACCTAAGGaaactctgaaatgataaacgtgtgtttttgtgtttcagggtGTCCTGCAGATGTCCAGCAACTGATGGTGAATCAAGAAGAGGTTACTCCtgaacagcagcagtggagcccccttgtggtcaaggaggacccagagcccccccacattaaagaaGAACAAGAGGAACCGTGGACCAATTGGGATGGACAGCAACTTCAAGGACTGGAAGAGGCTGATATCAATttcacattgactcctgtcgccgtgaagagtgaagatgatgaagaggaagttAAATCGCCAAAGCTTCATCCGAGTGAGACGAAGGAGAACAGAGGGAACCTAAGGGGCAATCTAGAGAaggagaaaccatttagttgttCTGAGTGCGGTAAAAGTTTTAATCAAAAGggcaatctaaatacacatatgaggcgtcatacaggagagaagccatttagttgctctgagtgtggtaaaagatttaaccaaaAGGGCagtctaaatacacatatgaggcatcatacaggagagaagccatttagttgctctgagtgtggtaaaagctTTAACACAAAGggcaatctaaatacacatatgaggcgtcatacaggagagaagcctTTTAAATGCTCTGAATGTGGTAAAAGATTTGACCAGACCAGCAATCTAAATTTACATATGATgcgtcatacaggagagaaaacatttagttgctctgagtgtggtaaaagattcaACCACAAGGGCAATCTAAATAACCATATGAGgtgtcatacaggagagaagccatttagttgctctgagtgtggtgaaAGATTTAACCAAAAGGGCagtctaaatacacatatgaggctTCATACAGGAGTGAAGCCATTTAGCTgttctgagtgtggtaaaagattttaCCAAAAGggcaatctaaatacacatatgaggcgtcatacaggagagaaaccattatGTTGATCTGAGTGTGGTGAAAGCTTTAACCAAAGGATAACTCTAAATATCCATATGaagagtcatacaggagagaaaccgtttagttgctcggagtgtggtaaaagatttactGAAAAGGGCAGTCTAAAAAAACATGAGGCGtcattagggttgcaaaattccgggaatattcaaagttggaaactttccattgGAGTTAatgggaataaactggaaattgtaaAGGTAATTTATACCAACTGTTGatcttgtcatatacagacataaatataaacattttgtttagtCACAAGCTGATtagagccctgaggaaactttgggcacttgactatatgcttctgtaTCTTTGTggcattcttaacataggtcttcgcacagtatttgcaaatgtacacagcttttccttctacattggctggggtgaaatttCTCCACATATGAgagtgcacgtggcattgttctgtagaataagatgagaaaaaagcttgttaaagaaacaaatgcaatgccagagatataaatagttagcTAAActattggaatcgtctttaaaaatattttacaattgatggataaaataatagaaataggctagatgaattatcctcaatcagcatgctaatatatttccACAGTAATATCAACAAAACTTACCTTACTAGTCCTTGGGCTTATTCAGTAGTGTGgtctcaatagccctgctgtagtgcgcggaattatctgtgcatgtgatggaggaatgcacagtgcagggttgaagttcaacgtgcagcgtgtgcttcagtccatacatctttaaaatatagttttgaaTGACGTTTCTATTGGTCAGTGATTAATTtgcggtaaaaaaaaaattgaaattccTGAGCTTaacttcccatggaaagttCTGGAAAGTTTCCacccattacattacatttcatttagttgacacttttatccaaaatgacttacaataagtgtattcaaccccgagggtacagacccaagACAGCTAGAATCAAGAAAGTGCAACCCTAGGTGTCATACAGGAGACAAATCCTTTAGTTGCTATGACTGGTAAGAAATTTAAGATTCAGTCATATTATACGAGACGTGAGGATTCATAAAGGAGAGAAATTATTCAGTAGCAACCTTTGCATCAAAAGATTTTTTGGGATTTATCCGCTGATaatcatattatacatattcattgttaacagtttttaaagatttgtgtttatatctTGTTTCTACTGATTTCTACATAATGTATCTATTTTTCATAATGTCCTTCATGtcattttaaggttaaagtgtGTTCcttgcactgtatgaatgtgtgttcttAACTTGTTCAtatgattaaaaatgtttgttttaaactaaTGGATTCTTCGTTTGTGAGATTCAATGACAGTGTGTGATCTCCTTTatgtattgaatgtgtttcaAAGAATTAAAGTCTAATAAAAAAGATAATGGCGTCGTCGCCCTCCTCTTCGTTTCTGTACGTAAGGAGGCTGCACTGGCTACAGTTGAAATGTCTCATCACGTGACTCATTAATCAGCTTCTCACAGtcagacatgtttgtttacGTTTGACGTGAAGTTGGAACTGGGCAATTTCAGGTCAGAATATTGGACATGTTAGTCGTCTGGAATGCAGCATTACACCCCAACACACGGACAGTGAAGCAGCGGTGACGGAGGAGCCCTCGTTGTCATTAATGATGGTTAATGTCAAACACAGGGTTCCTACGTCATGGAatacctggaaaagtcatggcaATTGTAAAATGTCTATTTCCAGGCCttgaaaagtgcttgaaaaatgtaaatcccaaaagttttggagaagtcatggaaatgttttatattcatattttcatgtcattcatttacgctgagttttaaataaatcatatccttttaaaataaatacactcaaaatataagcaggcgtacgctctctctgtctatctatagtcgatgaaaaagaaaaggttcaTAATTTGAATTACATGTTTTTTCGTaccttaaattgtaattttgTGAAATGCTTCTGATGAACTCAACTCAAGATGTATATCCTGATTGACATGGTTCTGAATCGCATGGCTAAAGGTTAGCCTTAGATGTGAGTTACTCTCTGTTGTCTAAGCCTTTTTAAATCAAGAATATCTGCCCGACAACAGAAAATAGACATAGTGCTTTTCCCGTGATGTCTTGCAGGTGTGAAAGAGATCGACATCGTCGCAACACTGGACCACGTCCGCGACCAGAGGCCTGAGAGGGTTCGCACCAAGGTGAGTTAAATACAAAGACATTCCCGTCGTGTTAATAtcatatttcttgttttttttaaatatgtattaaacATATAATTTTAATGTAGCATACAGTACATGTACACAAACGCATAAACAATGCCACcaacaataaataaaccaataaatactgtatatttgaaAGATCTGCCTTAAGCTaatacatcagaatcagaatcagaatcattttatttgccaagtatgtttgcacatacaggatGTTGCTTTGGTGTCGTTCGTTggtgcactcaacataaaacaacaatataaaaacaacaatatatacagtaacagaGTTATGGGCAGGTGCGgtgctaaggtgcagagattggtgagaGTGCCAGTAATATATCAATTATAAATAATGTGAAttatgtgcggggggggggcagagtcagtgtgatgcttgtttgtgagccccactgccatggggaaaaaactgttcagatggcgcaaggttttagtcctgatggcccggaacctttttccagATGGGAGTCTCTGGAAAAGGTGGTGACCgagatgggaaggatcagcaatgatcttgcgtgctctcttactggtcctggaatggaacaggtctaggagagccggcaggtcgcAGGCGATGACCTTCTCGGCTGACCAGATGATCcactgcagtctgcccttgtccttggcagtagAGGCAGCTAAACAGATGGTGATTGATGAGGTGatgatggactcaatgatggctgtgtagaactcaaccatcactttccgcggcatgttgaatttcttcagttgccgcaaacttcaggagtttgacagagggatggctggaggtgcagttggtggtgtagagggagaagagtagAGGGGAGAGTACGCAACCATGTGGGGCTACATTGCTGATGGTCCGGGGCTCAGAGACAAGCTTgtccagcctcacgcgctgcttcctgtcggtcaggaagttagtgtTCCACatgcaggtgggctcaggcacgctcagctgtgtcagcttgtcccggagaagagctggggagatagtgttgaatgcggagctgaagtccacaaaaaGGACCCTGGCGTAGGTGCCGGGGGAGTCGAGTTGACATATGCTGTTGATGTATAAGAATTTAAAATGGGTTGATCTTATCGCTCCTGTAATCGTTACATTTAatggtttgtctgtgtttctttttcgtATCCAGGACCAGTTTGAGTTTTCGCTGACCGCCGTCACAGAGGAGGTCAACGCCATCCTCAAAGCTCTGCCCCAGTGAAGCCAGTAGGATCCAGACTGACCCTCGACCCCTCGACTCCCTCGCTCAGACTTCACTTTGCTTTTCCTCCCTGTGACGGTGAGGATGATAATCATCACCACGGCCTTTCTGTCTTTGTCGGGTGGTGACCCTTAAATGTGCCATCAcgtaaaaataaatttaaaatgacGTGTGAAACTACACCAGGATGATtgaaacacattaaaataaagagGGTGCATGGGAATGAGCCACAGACGACTTAAAACATCAGATTTGGTTGCCGTGCTCCAATTCAAGCTGAAATCAAAGCAGAAACTTCATTGTTGAATGG from Platichthys flesus chromosome 22, fPlaFle2.1, whole genome shotgun sequence includes these protein-coding regions:
- the LOC133933236 gene encoding zinc finger protein 771-like; protein product: MAAVQMLRVSVHERISAAAEDVLMQVEKGGGTAQVPALRAMLTERLMAAAEEILAVFEETVAEYEERYEDRVERTGEEICRQRRLLDAMMQPVVRLHRAGCPADVQQLMVNQEEVTPEQQQWSPLVVKEDPEPPHIKEEQEEPWTNWDGQQLQGLEEADINFTLTPVAVKSEDDEEEVKSPKLHPSETKENRGNLRGNLEKEKPFSCSECGKSFNQKGNLNTHMRRHTGEKPFSCSECGKRFNQKGSLNTHMRHHTGEKPFSCSECGKSFNTKGNLNTHMRRHTGEKPFKCSECGKRFDQTSNLNLHMMRHTGEKTFSCSECGKRFNHKGNLNNHMRCHTGEKPFSCSECGERFNQKGSLNTHMRLHTGVKPFSCSECGKRFYQKGNLNTHMRRHTGEKPLC